The following proteins are encoded in a genomic region of Dromaius novaehollandiae isolate bDroNov1 chromosome 29, bDroNov1.hap1, whole genome shotgun sequence:
- the LOC135323862 gene encoding T-lymphocyte surface antigen Ly-9-like isoform X2: MEGRPRRGPRPPPPLLLATLLGLWPELLFGRAWAQPRQVPGVLGGSVLLAAALAPNASVREIEWSFSSGAGATIQVAEFSQGTFERPDPGDRFKQRLEMFNATALRIRALEPGDSGVYGARVKLHPALVEDQSFNLSVYEPVPSPRTRSQLLGSSAEWCNVTLQCQGSGRGAVNVTWRPGSAAGALGTGHRQQLSADGTTLRLALPPGTANGTYACVVSNPADEKVVVFDLQSICRGAGGQTSFSKSGYVVLTLILLAVSLGGAFWCWRLNSEKAAEPAATPTVPAEESPPDPQYAEIVRRSPPEGNDQGLGHPESDPARSPPKEAPVTTVYDQLRRAPAHAAQEVT; encoded by the exons AGCTGCTGTTCGGCCGGGCCTGGGCCCAGCCCCGCCAGGTGCCCGGCGTCCTGGGGGGGTCGGTGCTGCTCGCCGCCGCGCTGGCCCCCAACGCCAGCGTCAGGGAGATCGAGTGGAGCTTCTCGTCCGGCGCCGGTGCCACCATCCAGGTGGCCGAGTTCAGCCAGGGCACGTTCGAGCGCCCCGACCCCGGCGACCGCTTCAAGCAGCGGCTGGAGATGTTCAACGCGACGGCGCTGCGGATCCGGGCCCTGGAGCCGGGCGACAGCGGCGTCTACGGCGCCCGGGTGAAGCTGCACCCGGCGCTGGTGGAGGATCAGTCCTTCAACCTCTCCGTCTACG AGCCGGTGCCGAGCCCCCGCACCCgcagccagctcctgggcagcAGCGCGGAGTGGTGCAACGTGACGCTGCAGTGCCAGGGCTCGGGCCGGGGCGCCGTGAACGTCACCtggcgcccgggcagcgccgccggggcgcTGGGCACCGGCCACCGGCAGCAGCTCTCCGCCGACGGCACCACGCTgcgcctggccctgccgcccggcACCGCCAACGGCACCTACGCCTGCGTCGTCAGCAACCCGGCCGACGAGAAGGTTGTCGTCTTCGACCTGCAGAGCATCTGCCGAGGCGCAG GCGGGCAGACGTCCTTCTCCAAGTCGGGCTACGTCGTGCTGACCCTCATCCTGCTGGCCGTGAGCCTGGGGGGGGCCTTCTGGTGCTGGCGGCTGAACAGCGAGAAAGCGGCGGAGCCAG cCGCCACCCCCACGGTGCCGGCAGAGGAgagcccccccgacccccagTACGCCGAGATCGTGCGGCGGAGCCCCCCGGAAGGTAATGAccag GGCCTCGGTCACCCCGAGAGTGACCCGGCACGCAGCCCGCCGAAGGAAGCACCCGTCACCACCGTCTACGACCAGCTCCGCCGGGCGCCGGCGCACGCGGCCCAGGAGGTGACGTAG
- the LOC135323862 gene encoding T-lymphocyte surface antigen Ly-9-like isoform X1: MEGRPRRGPRPPPPLLLATLLGLWPELLFGRAWAQPRQVPGVLGGSVLLAAALAPNASVREIEWSFSSGAGATIQVAEFSQGTFERPDPGDRFKQRLEMFNATALRIRALEPGDSGVYGARVKLHPALVEDQSFNLSVYEPVPSPRTRSQLLGSSAEWCNVTLQCQGSGRGAVNVTWRPGSAAGALGTGHRQQLSADGTTLRLALPPGTANGTYACVVSNPADEKVVVFDLQSICRGAGGQTSFSKSGYVVLTLILLAVSLGGAFWCWRLNSEKAAEPAATPTVPAEESPPDPQYAEIVRRSPPEGNDQGLGHPESDPARSPPKEAPVTTVYDQLRRAPAHAAQEAPVEPEHRDLTEGL; encoded by the exons AGCTGCTGTTCGGCCGGGCCTGGGCCCAGCCCCGCCAGGTGCCCGGCGTCCTGGGGGGGTCGGTGCTGCTCGCCGCCGCGCTGGCCCCCAACGCCAGCGTCAGGGAGATCGAGTGGAGCTTCTCGTCCGGCGCCGGTGCCACCATCCAGGTGGCCGAGTTCAGCCAGGGCACGTTCGAGCGCCCCGACCCCGGCGACCGCTTCAAGCAGCGGCTGGAGATGTTCAACGCGACGGCGCTGCGGATCCGGGCCCTGGAGCCGGGCGACAGCGGCGTCTACGGCGCCCGGGTGAAGCTGCACCCGGCGCTGGTGGAGGATCAGTCCTTCAACCTCTCCGTCTACG AGCCGGTGCCGAGCCCCCGCACCCgcagccagctcctgggcagcAGCGCGGAGTGGTGCAACGTGACGCTGCAGTGCCAGGGCTCGGGCCGGGGCGCCGTGAACGTCACCtggcgcccgggcagcgccgccggggcgcTGGGCACCGGCCACCGGCAGCAGCTCTCCGCCGACGGCACCACGCTgcgcctggccctgccgcccggcACCGCCAACGGCACCTACGCCTGCGTCGTCAGCAACCCGGCCGACGAGAAGGTTGTCGTCTTCGACCTGCAGAGCATCTGCCGAGGCGCAG GCGGGCAGACGTCCTTCTCCAAGTCGGGCTACGTCGTGCTGACCCTCATCCTGCTGGCCGTGAGCCTGGGGGGGGCCTTCTGGTGCTGGCGGCTGAACAGCGAGAAAGCGGCGGAGCCAG cCGCCACCCCCACGGTGCCGGCAGAGGAgagcccccccgacccccagTACGCCGAGATCGTGCGGCGGAGCCCCCCGGAAGGTAATGAccag GGCCTCGGTCACCCCGAGAGTGACCCGGCACGCAGCCCGCCGAAGGAAGCACCCGTCACCACCGTCTACGACCAGCTCCGCCGGGCGCCGGCGCACGCGGCCCAGGAG GCACCGGTGGAGCCGGAGCATCGGGACTTGACAGAAGGGCTTTAA
- the LOC112993070 gene encoding SLAM family member 5-like: METRSVRRRPLAPRLLALLGFAAGAMSAQPGPWPLPVNGLQGGSVLLAAALAPNASVREIEWSFSSGAGATIQVAEFSRGRLERPDPGDRFKQRLEMFNATALRIWALEPGDSGIYGARVKLHPAVVQDQSFSLSVYEPVGAPEIDSELLAWTPHECNVSLRCRAPAGRDVHVAWLLDAAPGHRPPAEDRLEVHVGAGTLNATYTCVASNPVQQRSTSVHLQTLCRDGPAAHAWRRWHVYLALLLVAVAAVLAAIWLWKKRRKKAAAGGTLAASSEEEEAPLEPQYAQIQRREPPAAGKRRPEQCSHVSTIYDQGGGKLHPPARLPHGAGPCRPAGGRLERPWRIAISSSPPPCSVSPPSFLLARLHANPINLDEPQSASSCGNAGHGSRRAAAASLRDQGPQ; the protein is encoded by the exons atggagacgCGCAGCGTCCGCCGGCGCCCGCTGGCCCCCcggctgctggccctgctcggCTTCGCCGCAG GTGCCATGTCCGCCCAGCCCGGGCCCTGGCCCCTGCCGGTGAACGGGCTGCAGGGGGGGTCGGTGCTGCTCGCCGCCGCGCTGGCCCCCAACGCCAGCGTCAGGGAGATCGAGTGGAGCTTCTCGTCCGGCGCCGGTGCCACCATCCAGGTGGCCGAGTTCAGCCGGGGCAGGTTAGAGCGCCCCGACCCCGGCGACCGCTTCAAGCAGCGGCTGGAGATGTTCAACGCGACGGCGCTGCGGATCTGGGCCCTGGAGCCGGGCGACAGCGGCATTTACGGCGCCCGGGTGAAGCTGCACCCGGCCGTGGTGCAGGATCAGTCCTTCAGCCTCTCCGTCTACG AGCCGGTGGGCGCCCCGGAGATCGACAGCGAGCTGCTGGCGTGGACACCCCATGAGTGCAACGTGAGCCTGCGGTgccgggcgccggcgggccgCGACGTCCACGTCGCCTGGCTGCTCGACGCGGCCCCAGGCCACCGGCCGCCCGCCGAGGACCGGCTGGAGGTGCACGTCGGCGCCGGTACCCTCAATGCCACCTACACCTGCGTGGCCAGCAACCCCGTGCAGCAGCGCAGCACCTCCGTCCACCTGCAGACCCTGTGCCGGGACGGCCCCG CCGCGCACGCCTGGAGGCGGTGGCACGTGTACCTGGCGCTGCTGCTCGTCGCCGTCGCGGCCGTGCTCGCCGCTATCTGGCTCTGGAAGAAAAGGCGGAAGAAGGCGGCTGCGGGAG GCACCCTCGCCGCCAgctccgaggaggaggaggccccGCTGGAGCCGCAGTACGCCCAGATCCAGCGCCGAGAGCCTCCGGCAGCCGGCAAGCGG CGCCCCGAGCAGTGCAGCCACGTCTCCACCATCTACGACCAG GGCGGAGGGAAGCTCCAtcccccggcgcggctcccgcaCGGGGCAGGACCATGCAGACCTGCCGGCGGCAGGCTGGAGCGGCCGTGGCGCATCGCCATCTCCTCTTCGCCCCCTCCCTGCTCCgtttcccccccttccttcctcctcgcGCGGCTCCATGCCAATCCAATAAATCTGGATGAACCACAGAGTGCCTCGTCATGCGGCAACGCCGGCCACGGCTCCCGGAGGGCAGCTGCCGCCTCCCTTCGCGACCAGGGGCCACAGTGA